From the genome of Streptomyces spinoverrucosus:
ATCGGCGTGCCGAGGCCGCAGTTCAAGCCGTACTTCGACCGCGCCATAGCCGCCGGACTGCGCTCGGTGCCGCACGCCGGTGAGACCACCGGCCCGGAGACCGTGTGGGACGCGCTGAACCATCTGGGCGCCGAACGCATCGGGCACGGCACCAGCTCCGCGCAGGACCCGAAGCTGCTGGCGCACCTCGCCGAGCACCGGATCCCGCTGGAGGTGTGCCCGACCTCCAACATCGCCACCCGCGCGGTCCGCACCCTCGACGAGCACCCCATCAAGGATTTCACCCGGGCCGGCGTCCTCGTCACCATCAACTCCGACGACCCGCCGATGTTCGGCACCGACCTCAACAGCGAGTACGCCGTCGCCGCCCGGCTGCTCGAACTCGACGAGCGGGGCCTGGCGGACCTCGCGAAGAACGCGGTCGAGGCGTCCTTCCTCGACGCCGCCGGCAAGGGTCGTATCAGGGGCGAGATCGACTCCTACACCTCGGCGTGGCTCGCGCGTTGAGCCGCCCTCACAATGGGCCCATGCCGAACGTGACCGCCGTGGCCCACCGCGGTGCCCCCTACCACTCCCGCGAGAACACGATCGACTCGCTGCGTTCCGCGCTCCGACTGGGCGCGGACGCGGTCGAGGTCGACGTGCGGCTGACCCGGGACGGTGTGCCCGTGCTGCTGCACGACGAGACGCTGAAGCGGTTGTGGGAGCACGACCGGCCGCTGCTGTCGCTGTCGGCGGACGAGGTGCGGGGGCTGACCGCGGGCCGGGTGCCGACGCTCGCGGAGGCGCTCACGGCGACCGACGGACACCGGGTGATGCTCGACCTGCCGGGCCCGCCCGACGTCCGCGCGGCACGCCGGGTCGTGGACGTCGTACGGGAGTGCGGGGCGGCGGACCGCGTGTACTACTGCGCGGGCGCCACCGCGATGCTCGCGGTACGCGCCGCCGACCCGGCCGCCGAGATCGCCCTCACCTGGACGACCCTGGCCCCACCGCGCCCGGCCCTGCTGGACGCGGTGCGCCCGCGCTGGCTCAACTACCGCTTCGGCCTGGTGAGCCGCGCCCTGTCCGCCCGCGTCCACAAGGACGGCTACCTGCTGTCCGTGTGGACACCCGACACCCGCCGCACCATGCGCCGCCTGCTCGGCCTCGGCGTCGACTCGATCACCACCAACCGCGTCGACGCCCTGTGCGCCTTGCGCACCGCCCAGCCGCCCGTCGCGTAGGCCAGGGACGGGGCGATCGCCTGGGCGTTCGCGCGCGGCGACGAGGTGATGGCCGTGCGGGACCGCTACACGCGGGAGCGTTGAGGCACGGTCGCCGGGTCGGCCGGGCGGTCACGGGTGACGTACTGCGGCACGGGTGCGTCGTCCTCGCCGGTGTCGCGGACGAGGCCGTAGCGGATCGCGCCGTCGGGCGGCCCGTAGTTGACGTCCTCGTTCACGTCGTCCCAGGTCGAGGGGAAGACGCTGAGGCCGTAGTCGGCGCCGCGTTCGTTCACGGTGAGGGTGACCGCGCCGTCGACGTAGAAAAATTCGTTCTGCCACATCTGCTGGGTGCCGGGCGGCGGTGCGGCGTAGCCGGTGGCCGTGCTGCCCATGCCGGTGGCGGAGCTGTCGGTGTCGCTGACGCGGTCGTCCATGCGGCGCCCGCCGCCCGAGGCGACGTGGAAGAGCTTGCCCTTGAGGCCGGTCCAGGTCGGCATGACGAGGGCGCCGGCCCGGTAGTGCGGGGAGATCTGCCAGCGGACCAGGACATAGCCCCGGCCGGTGAGGGTGACGCTGTCGCCGCGGTGGTTCATCACGGCGTGCGCGCCGCCGGTGCTGGTGAGCCCGGTCTCGGGGCGGCGCGGAAGGGCGGCGGGGCGCGCGTCGGGGTCCGGCGCCCGGTCGACGGCGTCGACGACCGTGCCGTACAGGTCGGCCTTCGTGACGGGGGGTGGCGGTGGGGTTGACGGGGCCGACGGGCTCGGTGGGGTGGGCGTGCCGGTCGCGGTCGGGACGACGGGGGTGGCCGCACGCGGAGGGCGTGGGGTGTCCTGCGGCGTCTGCGTGACGACGTAGGCGCCGCCCGCGGCGATCGTCGCCCCGGCCGTCACGGCGACGGCCGGTTTGGTGAGCGCGGTCATGACCTTGGCGGACCAGCCGACGGAGGTCGCGG
Proteins encoded in this window:
- a CDS encoding sigma-70 family RNA polymerase sigma factor, whose product is MRVERTEVDGRQWRSTIAAAQAGDRRALDELVAGWLPLVYNIVGRALNGHADVDDVVQETMLRAVDNLGSLRDPDSFRSWLVAIAMRQIRDRARRSRPTAPADEVPSDAADFAELTVLRLQLEGQRREVAEAVRWLDADDRQLLSLWWLEVAGELTRRELAAAVGITRRHAAVRVQRMKERLETARGIVRALDGACPALRELTARWPGRPDSVWRKRLARHIRGCGYCSDARESVVPAERLLVGIALVPLPAGFTLSLAFGGKTAVAATSVGWSAKVMTALTKPAVAVTAGATIAAGGAYVVTQTPQDTPRPPRAATPVVPTATGTPTPPSPSAPSTPPPPPVTKADLYGTVVDAVDRAPDPDARPAALPRRPETGLTSTGGAHAVMNHRGDSVTLTGRGYVLVRWQISPHYRAGALVMPTWTGLKGKLFHVASGGGRRMDDRVSDTDSSATGMGSTATGYAAPPPGTQQMWQNEFFYVDGAVTLTVNERGADYGLSVFPSTWDDVNEDVNYGPPDGAIRYGLVRDTGEDDAPVPQYVTRDRPADPATVPQRSRV
- a CDS encoding glycerophosphodiester phosphodiesterase, giving the protein MPNVTAVAHRGAPYHSRENTIDSLRSALRLGADAVEVDVRLTRDGVPVLLHDETLKRLWEHDRPLLSLSADEVRGLTAGRVPTLAEALTATDGHRVMLDLPGPPDVRAARRVVDVVRECGAADRVYYCAGATAMLAVRAADPAAEIALTWTTLAPPRPALLDAVRPRWLNYRFGLVSRALSARVHKDGYLLSVWTPDTRRTMRRLLGLGVDSITTNRVDALCALRTAQPPVA